One window of Ziziphus jujuba cultivar Dongzao chromosome 5, ASM3175591v1 genomic DNA carries:
- the LOC107421474 gene encoding 12-oxophytodienoate reductase 2 isoform X1: MSGSETPIGNSIPLLTPYKLGNFNLSHRIVLAPLTRQRSYNSIPQPHAILYYSQRTTNGGLLIAEASEISDTAKGYQDMPGIYTKEQVEAWKPIVDAVHAKGGIFFCQIWHGGRVSNSVFQPNGQAPISCTDKPLTPQILTNGVDVAQYTPPRRLRTDEIPGIVNDFRLAARNAIEAGFDGVEIHGANGYIIDQFLKDQVNDRTDQYGGSLENRCRFALEIVEAVVNEIGADKVGIRLSPFADYMESGDSNPNALGLYLVQSLNKYGILYCHVIEPRMKLQDEIAECSDSLAPMRKAFKGTFIAAGGYTREDGNKAIAENRADLIAYGRLFLANPDLPRRFELKAPLNKYNRETFYISDPVLGYTDYSFLETA, encoded by the exons ATGTCCGGTTCTGAAACTCCTATCGGTAACAGTATCCCTCTTCTTACACCATACAAATTGGGAAACTTTAATCTTTCTCATAG AATTGTTTTGGCACCGTTGACCCGGCAAAGGTCATACAACAGCATCCCTCAGCCACATGCCATCTTATATTACTCTCAGAGAACCACCAATGGGGGTCTTCTCATTGCTGAGGCATCTGAAATTTCTGATACTGCTAAAGG GTATCAAGATATGCCTGGTATTTATACAAAAGAGCAAGTTGAAGCTTGGAAACCCATTGTAGATGCTGTTCATGCCAAAGGGGGTATTTTCTTCTGTCAGATTTGGCACGGAGGAAGAGTCTCGAATAgcg tTTTCCAACCAAATGGCCAAGCTCCAATCTCTTGTACAGACAAGCCATTGACCCCCCAAATATTAACTAACGGTGTTGATGTTGCACAGTACACACCTCCAAGGAGGCTTAGAACAGATGAAATTCCTGGAATTGTTAACGATTTTAGACTCGCTGCAAGGAATGCAATTGAAGCAG GTTTTGATGGAGTTGAGATCCATGGGGCTAATGGCTACAttattgaccaatttttgaAAGATCAAGTTAATGACCGAACTGACCAATATGGTGGATCCCTAGAGAACCGTTGTCGATTTGCTTTAGAAATCGTCGAAGCAGTTGTTAATGAAATTGGTGCAGATAAAGTTGGAATAAGATTATCTCCATTTGCTGACTACATGGAATCAGGGGACTCCAATCCTAATGCATTAGGCCTCTACTTGGTTCAATCCTTGAACAAATATGGGATCCTATACTGCCATGTGATTGAGCCAAGAATGAAGTTGCAGGATGAAATTGCTGAATGCTCTGACAGCCTTGCACCCATGAGAAAGGCTTTTAAAGGTACCTTCATTGCCGCTGGGGGTTATACCAGGGAGGATGGGAACAAGGCGATTGCTGAAAATCGTGCTGATCTTATTGCATATGGTCGATTGTTCTTGGCTAATCCAGATTTGCCAAGGAGATTTGAGCTTAAAGCTCCTCTAAATAAGTACAACAGAGAGACATTCTACATATCTGATCCTGTTCTTGGTTACACTGATTACTCATTTCTCGAAACTGCTTAG
- the LOC107421474 gene encoding 12-oxophytodienoate reductase 1 isoform X2, giving the protein MPGIYTKEQVEAWKPIVDAVHAKGGIFFCQIWHGGRVSNSVFQPNGQAPISCTDKPLTPQILTNGVDVAQYTPPRRLRTDEIPGIVNDFRLAARNAIEAGFDGVEIHGANGYIIDQFLKDQVNDRTDQYGGSLENRCRFALEIVEAVVNEIGADKVGIRLSPFADYMESGDSNPNALGLYLVQSLNKYGILYCHVIEPRMKLQDEIAECSDSLAPMRKAFKGTFIAAGGYTREDGNKAIAENRADLIAYGRLFLANPDLPRRFELKAPLNKYNRETFYISDPVLGYTDYSFLETA; this is encoded by the exons ATGCCTGGTATTTATACAAAAGAGCAAGTTGAAGCTTGGAAACCCATTGTAGATGCTGTTCATGCCAAAGGGGGTATTTTCTTCTGTCAGATTTGGCACGGAGGAAGAGTCTCGAATAgcg tTTTCCAACCAAATGGCCAAGCTCCAATCTCTTGTACAGACAAGCCATTGACCCCCCAAATATTAACTAACGGTGTTGATGTTGCACAGTACACACCTCCAAGGAGGCTTAGAACAGATGAAATTCCTGGAATTGTTAACGATTTTAGACTCGCTGCAAGGAATGCAATTGAAGCAG GTTTTGATGGAGTTGAGATCCATGGGGCTAATGGCTACAttattgaccaatttttgaAAGATCAAGTTAATGACCGAACTGACCAATATGGTGGATCCCTAGAGAACCGTTGTCGATTTGCTTTAGAAATCGTCGAAGCAGTTGTTAATGAAATTGGTGCAGATAAAGTTGGAATAAGATTATCTCCATTTGCTGACTACATGGAATCAGGGGACTCCAATCCTAATGCATTAGGCCTCTACTTGGTTCAATCCTTGAACAAATATGGGATCCTATACTGCCATGTGATTGAGCCAAGAATGAAGTTGCAGGATGAAATTGCTGAATGCTCTGACAGCCTTGCACCCATGAGAAAGGCTTTTAAAGGTACCTTCATTGCCGCTGGGGGTTATACCAGGGAGGATGGGAACAAGGCGATTGCTGAAAATCGTGCTGATCTTATTGCATATGGTCGATTGTTCTTGGCTAATCCAGATTTGCCAAGGAGATTTGAGCTTAAAGCTCCTCTAAATAAGTACAACAGAGAGACATTCTACATATCTGATCCTGTTCTTGGTTACACTGATTACTCATTTCTCGAAACTGCTTAG